The genomic stretch CCGGGTCGGCGCTGGCGGTGCGGGCGGCGTGTTCGCCCTGCGCCTCGCCGGGGCGGATGTCGGCGCGGCCCACGCCCAGGTCGTAGATCACGGCCGCCGGAACGAGCGGCACGCGTGCCCAGGGCGTCTGGTGCCCCACGCCGCGTTCCTCCAGTACCCGGACCACGCCGCCCGCCGCGCTCAGGCCGAAGGCGCTGCCACCGGTCAGCAGCAGCGCGTGAATGCGTTCGATCTTCTTGTCGGTCGAGAGCAGCACGCCCTCGCGCGTGCCGGGACTGGGCCCCAGGAACGACGCGGACGCCACGGCGCCCTCCGGGGGGCACAGGATCACGGTGCAGCCCGTGCGGGCCTGGGTGTCGGTCCAGTGGCCCACCTGGAAACCCGGAACGCCGGTCAGGGTACGGTTCTCGCTCATGGGCCTCAGCAGAGCACAGGTCTTCCGGAAACGACAGACCGGAAACGACACACCCCACACGACAGAGAGGCGCGCCGTGACTCTGGTTCACGGCGCGCCTGTGGGCGGGTGGGGTGTGCGGTCAGCTCACGTCGGGGGTGGGGTCGTTGCGGGTGCGCCAGAGGCTCAGCAGGACGCCGCCGCCGAGGATGCCGAGCGTGACGGTCAGGCTGATGGCCGGGTCGACCTTGCCGAAGAACTGCGCGTAGAAGATCTTGGCGCCGATGAACACCAGTACCAGCGCCAGCGCGGGCTTGAGGGCCTCGAAGCGGTGGACCATGGCGGCCAGCGCGAAGTACAGGGCGCGCAGGCCCAGGATGGCGAAGATGTTGCTGGTGTACACGATGAACGGGTCCTGCGTGATGGCGAAGATGGCGGGGATGCTGTCCACGGCGAAGATCACGTCGGCGAATTCCACGACCAGCAGGGCCAGCAGCAGCGGCGTGGCGTGCAGGCGCAGGCGGCCCTGGGCGTCGGGCAGGCGGGTCAGGAACTTCTGGCCGTCCAGGTTGGGGCTGATGGGCAGGAAGCGGCGCAGGAAACGCACGACGGGGTGGGCCTGCATGTCGGGGGTCTCGTCGTCGCCGCCGCGCAGCAGTTTCACGCCGGTCAGCAGCAGGAACGCGCCGAAGATCCACATGATCCAGTCGAACTGCGTGACGAGCGCGGTGCCCAGGCCGATCATCACGCCGCGCAGGATGATCACGCCCAGAATCCCCCAGAACAGCACGCGGTGCTGGAGGTGGCGGGGAATGGCGAACGACGCGAAGATCACGCTGATCACGAAGACGTTATCGAGTGCCAGGGCCTTTTCCAGCGCGAAACCGGTCAGGTACGCCATGCCGCTGGCCGGTCCCAGCGTGGCCCACACCCACCCGCCGAAGGCCAGCGCGACCGCGATGTAGAAGGCACTCAGTTTGAGGCTGCTGCCGATTCCGATGACCTGATCCTCGGCGGCCACGCCGGCCGCGTCGGCGCGGCGGCGGCGCAGGCGGTCCAGCACGCCGAGGTCGAAGGCCAGCAGGGCGCCGACGAGGGTGATGAAGACCAGCCACATCCAGGTGGGCTGTCCGAGCCAGGGGGTCATGAGTGCGTCCACGGTGTTCCTCCGGTGGGCGCGGCGCGAGGGGGTCGGTCACTGGCGGGAATGTCGTGCCACAAGACACGAAAACGCCCGGCAGGAGCCGCGGTTCGCGCCGCGTTCCTGCCGGGTCTCTGCCTTTGCTGCGCCTGACCGGGAAACCTCTGGTTTCCGTATTGACGATCAGGTGCACCCTGCCGAAGCTGGGCGGCTTACTCCCCCGGATTGACCTTCAGTATTCCCGAACGGGAAGCACTTCGGATGAGAGATTGGTAAAGCCCAATCGGAGGACTGGCAGCCCGGAGGACCGGCAGGCCCACGCAGCACAACACCCGCCCGGAGCGCGGCGGCGTTCGGGCGGGTGCGGAAAGGCAGGATCAGGGCGTCTTGAGGGCGTACCCGATGCCGCGCACGGTCCGGATGATCCCGTAGCCGTCGAGGTCGCGCAGCTTGGCGCGCATGTTCGCCATGTGCACGTCCACCACGTTGCTGTTGCTGGGGAGTTCACCGTTCCAGACCTCGCGTTCGATCTCCTGGCGGGAGTACACGCGGCCCGGCTGGCGAGCCAGGAAAGTCAGCAGGTCGAACTCCTTGGGCGACAGGCGCACCTCGTGCCCGTTGTAGTGGCACAGGCGTTTCTGCGGGTGGATCTCCAGCGGCCCGATGGAGATGACCTCGCCGTGCTGCTGGTGCCGCAGCTGCACCTTCACGCGCGCCACGAGTTCCTCCGGGTGGAAGGGCTTGGTCATGTAGTCGTCCGCGCCGGCCTCCAGCAGGTTCACCTTGCGGTCCACGGCGTCCATGGCGGTCAGGATGATGATCGGCACGCTGCTGGTCTTGCGCAGGCGGCGGGCGATCTCGGCACCGTCGAAGTCCGGCAGGCCCAGGTCCAGGATCACCAGGTCCGGGTTGCTCTCGCGGGCGCTGGTCAGGCCGGTCACGCCGTCCGGCGCGGCCAGGACCCTGTACCCGGCCTGTTCGAGTTCGTACTGCACGACGCGGGTGATATCCGGGTTGTCTTCAATAAGTAGGATGCGTTGCTCCATAGCTGCCTTTTCGTCTCCTCATCCCTGGGATGTTCGGTGGCCCGGCTGGGCGCTGCCCTGGCAGGCCAGGGACGCACGCAACCGTGGGTGTGTCCGCTTCGGATGCCGGTGCACCTGTTTCCGGCCCATCGTAGGGGCCGGGAAGGCCCCGGGGGGCTCAGGTGCGGTTTATGCTCCCTTAACAGCCGTCAGGCAGCAGTCACCAGGCAGAAGTCGTCAAGTCCCCCACCCAGGGGCGCACCCCTTATACGGACTGCCGTCTGTTTCGCCAGCAACCCGCCCCCGCACCGGCCCTGCCGGCTCCGCGTACGGAGAGGCGGTTCTCTTGTACTCGCATCCACTCGGATGAGTATCAGGTCGGGCCGGGCACGATGATGTCGTCCACCTGCACCTCGTGGCGGAGCAGCAGCGTTTTCAGGCGTTGCGTGGCGGCGGCGGCCAGCGCCTGATCCTGCGGATGGAACACCAGGGTCAGGCGGGCCGCCGCGCCCGGCCGGGGTTCCTGCGCCTGCACCTGAAGCGGGCGGCGGAAGGCCGGGTCGCGCATCAGGTCGCGCAGGATGCGGGTGAAGGTCAGTTCGTCCACGCCGCTCAGCGTGAACGCGATGCCCAGCGGCGCATGCTCGCCGGACGTTCCGGCCCCGGACGACGGATCGGTCATGCGCGGCAGCGTAGCGCACCGGCCCGCACCCCGGACCCGACCCGCCCGCCGTCGGGAACCGTGCCGCGCGCCGCTGCGGGTCGCGGGCCGCGCCGACTAGAATGCCCGGCATGAGTGACCTGCCGCCCCCCGACGCTGCGCCCGACGATTTCGCCTTCCCGGAAGACTTCCCGGACGGTGCGGATCAGGTGTACCTGGAGCACCTGAACGGCGCGGACCTGTACTTCGAGGTGACGGGCGACCCGGCCGGCGGTGAAGCCCCGCTGGTGTTCCTGCACGGCGGCCCCGGGTACAACAGTTACTCGTTCCAGGCGGCGTTCGGGGACCGCATGCCGCGCGCGGCCGTGTTCCTCGATCAGCGCGGCTCGGGCCGCAGCGGCCCGCTGGAGGACACCGAACAGGGCGCCGACACCCTGGACCTCGACACGCTGGTCGGCGACCTGGACGCCGTGCGGGACTTCCTGGGCGCCGAACGGATCGTGCCGCTCGGGCACGGATTCGGGGCGCTCGTGGCGCTGGAGTACGCCCGCCGCCACCCCACCCGCACGGCCCGCGTGATCGTCGTGAACCCCTGGGTGCACTACCCGGACCTGGCGCGCACCCTGCTGGAAGAGGCCAGCGCCCGGCGCGGCACGCCCCTGGACGACCCGGCCGAGCGCGTGCGGGCCGACACGCCCGACGGGCAGCACGCCCCGGTCGGCGCGGCGCGGATCGAGGCGGCCTTCGAGTTGCTGAACGCCCGCGACCTGCTGAACGCCCTGCAGTTCCGGGACGCCCCGACCCGCATGCGCCTGGAATTCATGGACGCCGAGGGGCAACTCGTGGGCGGCGGCGAGGTGCAGGAAGCGCTGGTGAACCAGGGCCTGTGGGAGTTCGAGTACCCGCCGTTCCTGACGGAGATCCGCCGCCCGGTGTTCGTGATCTCGGGCGCGCACGACCGCACCAGTTACCCCGAGCAGGTGCAGTGGGTCGCGGACCTCGCGGACGGCGACGTGACCGTGCTGGACGCCGCGCACTACCCCTGGCTGGACGACGAGGACGCCTTCGCGCAGGCGCTGGACGACGCCCTGACCCGCTGAGGCCAGCGCGCAGGGGCCGCGCCGACGCGTTCTCAGACTCGCTCATGGCGCGGCCCGTATACTCCTGTGTGATCTCATGAAAGGCCTGATTCTTGCCGCCGGGCGCGGCAGTCGCCTGCTGCCCCTCAGCGCGACCCGCGCCAAGCACGCCGTTCCCGTGGCGGGCCAGCCCATCATTGCCCACGCCGTGCAGTCCCTGCGGGACGCCGGCATCAGCGACATCGGCATCGTGTGCAGCCCGTCCAGCGAGACGGACCTGCGCGACGCCACGCAGGGCAGCGGGCACCTGACCTTCATCCGGCAGCGCGAAGCTCTGGGCACCGGGCACGCC from Deinococcus seoulensis encodes the following:
- a CDS encoding TerC family protein, yielding MDALMTPWLGQPTWMWLVFITLVGALLAFDLGVLDRLRRRRADAAGVAAEDQVIGIGSSLKLSAFYIAVALAFGGWVWATLGPASGMAYLTGFALEKALALDNVFVISVIFASFAIPRHLQHRVLFWGILGVIILRGVMIGLGTALVTQFDWIMWIFGAFLLLTGVKLLRGGDDETPDMQAHPVVRFLRRFLPISPNLDGQKFLTRLPDAQGRLRLHATPLLLALLVVEFADVIFAVDSIPAIFAITQDPFIVYTSNIFAILGLRALYFALAAMVHRFEALKPALALVLVFIGAKIFYAQFFGKVDPAISLTVTLGILGGGVLLSLWRTRNDPTPDVS
- a CDS encoding response regulator transcription factor codes for the protein MEQRILLIEDNPDITRVVQYELEQAGYRVLAAPDGVTGLTSARESNPDLVILDLGLPDFDGAEIARRLRKTSSVPIIILTAMDAVDRKVNLLEAGADDYMTKPFHPEELVARVKVQLRHQQHGEVISIGPLEIHPQKRLCHYNGHEVRLSPKEFDLLTFLARQPGRVYSRQEIEREVWNGELPSNSNVVDVHMANMRAKLRDLDGYGIIRTVRGIGYALKTP
- a CDS encoding alpha/beta fold hydrolase, whose protein sequence is MSDLPPPDAAPDDFAFPEDFPDGADQVYLEHLNGADLYFEVTGDPAGGEAPLVFLHGGPGYNSYSFQAAFGDRMPRAAVFLDQRGSGRSGPLEDTEQGADTLDLDTLVGDLDAVRDFLGAERIVPLGHGFGALVALEYARRHPTRTARVIVVNPWVHYPDLARTLLEEASARRGTPLDDPAERVRADTPDGQHAPVGAARIEAAFELLNARDLLNALQFRDAPTRMRLEFMDAEGQLVGGGEVQEALVNQGLWEFEYPPFLTEIRRPVFVISGAHDRTSYPEQVQWVADLADGDVTVLDAAHYPWLDDEDAFAQALDDALTR